One Helianthus annuus cultivar XRQ/B chromosome 12, HanXRQr2.0-SUNRISE, whole genome shotgun sequence genomic region harbors:
- the LOC110894441 gene encoding CBL-interacting serine/threonine-protein kinase 7: MATTRTPSINRTASDGGTIILNKYQLTRLLGRGSFAKVYHGRSLIDDSSVAVKVIEKPSIADPTMEPRLVREVAAMRRLNHPNILKLHEVLATKTKIYLVMELAAGGELFTQLARRGRMKESTARRFFQQIVSTLHFCHENGVAHRDLKPQNLLLDENGNLKISDFGLSALPESHKDGLLHTACGTPAYTAPEIVRRKGYDGAKADAYSCGIILFMFLAGYLPFDDSNLANMYRKIHQRELTFPDWIPKQPRIIIQKLLDPNPNTRMSIETLMNLPWFKKSLKQPDPTVEEEQQHQTEAVENDLESIKRKTSMNAFDLISMSSGLDLSGIFEEKIVKKERRFTTRATVAEIEKRVVEVGDRLGFRSKRMKDKENWNREVVGLVKGRVVVLAKVLEVAVELLLVEMTVVGGGDGLNDVDWEEMKLGFQDVVVSWHC, translated from the coding sequence ATGGCAACAACGCGTACGCCATCCATTAACAGAACCGCCAGCGACGGTGGCACAATCATACTAAACAAGTACCAGCTCACTCGCCTGTTAGGTCGCGGTAGTTTCGCCAAAGTCTACCATGGCCGTTCGCTCATCGACGACTCATCCGTGGCCGTAAAAGTAATCGAGAAACCGTCAATAGCAGATCCGACGATGGAGCCACGCCTCGTTCGTGAGGTCGCAGCGATGCGGCGGTTAAATCATCCAAACATACTCAAACTACACGAAGTTTTGGCAACAAAAACGAAGATCTATCTCGTTATGGAGCTCGCCGCCGGTGGTGAGCTTTTCACGCAGCTCGCCCGCCGTGGACGGATGAAGGAATCCACCGCACGACGGTTTTTTCAACAGATCGTGTCGACGTTACATTTCTGTCATGAAAACGGCGTCGCACACCGAGATCTGAAGCCGCAAAACCTTTTGTTAGATGAAAACGGTAATTTGAAGATCTCAGATTTCGGTTTATCAGCGTTACCGGAGAGTCATAAGGACGGTTTACTCCACACTGCGTGTGGAACTCCGGCGTATACCGCACCGGAAATTGTTCGCCGGAAAGGATACGACGGAGCAAAGGCGGACGCGTATTCATGTGGAATTATACTTTTCATGTTTCTAGCAGGTTATCTTCCGTTTGACGATAGTAATCTAGCGAATATGTACCGGAAAATTCATCAACGAGAGTTGACGTTTCCCGATTGGATACCTAAACAACCGAGAATCATCATTCAGAAGCTTCTAGATCCGAATCCTAACACGAGAATGAGCATCGAGACGTTGATGAACCTTCCGTGGTTCAAAAAATCACTCAAACAACCAGATCCTACAGTAGAAGAAGAACAACAGCATCAGACGGAAGCAGTTGAAAACGATTTGGAATCGATTAAGCGGAAAACGAGTATGAACGCGTTTGATTTGATATCAATGTCTTCAGGACTGGACCTGTCAGGTATTTTTGAGGAGAAGATTGTTAAGAAGGAGAGGCGGTTTACGACGAGAGCGACGGTGGCGGAGATTGAAAAGCGGGTGGTGGAGGTGGGGGATAGGTTAGGGTTCCGGTCAAAGAGGATGAAGGATAAGGAGAATTGGAATAGGGAGGTGGTAGGGTTGGTGAAGGGGAGAGTGGTGGTGTTGGCCAAGGTGTTGGAGGTGGCGGTGGAGTTGTTGCTGGTGGAGATGACGGTGGTGGGCGGTGGCGATGGGTTGAATGACGTGGATTGGGAGGAGATGAAACTTGGGTTTCAAGATGTTGTAGTGTCATGGCATTGCTGA